The following coding sequences lie in one Caldilineales bacterium genomic window:
- a CDS encoding adenylate/guanylate cyclase domain-containing protein, giving the protein MHTIPDRFRRRIETIGIAPGDGDDLRLQKTSLVASSLMFSAAGAAWGLTYFALGNPLAGAIPFSYAVVSMLSLAVFAYSKRYDFFRSSQLLLVLVLPFLLMLVLGGFVNSSAVILWSILCPLGALVFAGRLSAPVWLVGYLALLVLSGVLQGRPGAYSPLPGTVITAFFVLNLGAVSTIVFVLLGYFIGQQTGLLRQLRREQDKTRRLLLNVLPQEIADKLKEEEGRVQTTHAQSFAAISVLFADVVGFTSLSVRLSPAAMVDLLNDIYSYFDTLVVEYGVEKIRTIGDNYMVVAGAPQTRPDHAAAIADLALAMRGFIDHTPAYRELGLSFRIGVNSGPAIGAVIGKTKFHYDVWGDAVNIASRMESHGVPGKIQIAGPTYDLLERDFICTPRGPIEVKGKGVMETWFLEGRKGTINNQQSTING; this is encoded by the coding sequence AACGATCGGCATCGCGCCCGGCGACGGCGACGATCTACGGCTGCAGAAAACCAGTTTGGTGGCGAGCAGCCTGATGTTCAGCGCCGCTGGAGCAGCATGGGGACTGACCTATTTCGCCCTCGGCAACCCTCTGGCCGGCGCCATCCCCTTTTCCTATGCCGTGGTCTCGATGCTGAGCCTTGCCGTCTTCGCCTACTCGAAACGCTACGACTTTTTTCGTTCCAGCCAGCTTCTGCTTGTCCTGGTCTTGCCCTTTTTGCTGATGCTGGTGTTGGGCGGCTTCGTCAACTCCAGCGCCGTCATCCTGTGGTCGATCCTTTGCCCACTGGGGGCCTTGGTCTTCGCCGGTCGTCTATCGGCCCCTGTTTGGCTGGTGGGCTATCTGGCTCTGCTCGTCCTCAGCGGCGTGTTGCAGGGCCGCCCCGGCGCCTACAGCCCCCTGCCCGGCACGGTGATCACGGCCTTCTTCGTGCTCAACCTCGGCGCCGTCTCGACCATCGTCTTCGTCCTGCTGGGCTATTTCATCGGCCAACAGACCGGTCTGCTCAGGCAGCTGCGCCGGGAACAGGACAAGACCCGGCGGCTGCTGCTCAATGTCCTGCCCCAGGAGATCGCCGACAAGCTGAAGGAGGAGGAAGGCAGGGTGCAGACGACGCACGCTCAGAGCTTCGCGGCCATCAGCGTCCTCTTCGCCGATGTCGTCGGCTTCACCTCGCTTTCGGTCCGGCTTTCGCCCGCAGCGATGGTCGATCTGCTCAACGACATCTACTCCTATTTCGATACGCTGGTGGTCGAGTATGGCGTGGAGAAGATCCGCACCATCGGCGACAACTACATGGTCGTGGCTGGTGCGCCGCAGACGCGACCCGACCACGCCGCCGCCATCGCCGACCTGGCCCTGGCCATGCGGGGCTTCATCGACCACACTCCCGCCTATCGCGAGCTTGGGCTGAGCTTCCGCATCGGCGTCAACTCAGGCCCGGCCATCGGCGCCGTCATCGGCAAGACCAAGTTCCACTACGATGTCTGGGGCGACGCCGTCAACATCGCCAGCCGCATGGAATCACACGGCGTCCCCGGCAAGATCCAGATCGCCGGCCCCACCTATGATCTGCTGGAACGCGACTTCATCTGCACCCCGCGCGGCCCCATCGAGGTCAAGGGCAAGGGCGTGATGGAGACGTGGTTTTTGGAAGGGCGAAAGGGAACAATCAACAATCAACAGTCAACAATCAACGGTTAA
- a CDS encoding AAA family ATPase: MICTNCQANNPEGARFCNNCGNRLNPPCPNCGHENPPGAKFCNNCGWRLGEEVGSREYGVGRAEGGERKAEGGAPATEHGTRNTEHATSPTPWQRFIPTEFAARLEAARSARAMEGERRIVTMLFSDVKGSTALAESLDPEEWAEIMNGAFEHLIRPVYKYEGIVARLMGDAILAFFGAPIAHEDDPQRAILAGLEILEGMKTYAEQVRRRWKLEMGVRVGINTGLVVVGAVGSDLRMEYTAMGDAINLAARMEQTAQPGTVQIAHDTYKLTAPLFEFEDLGGIEVKGKAEPAPAYRVLRPKTQPGRLRGIAGLESPLVGREYEMNRLRQALVALTAGSGQFVAVMGEAGLGKSRLVSEFRTTAGLTWLEGRSLSYETATPYAPFVPLLRSAFGLQPDQPDAEQMSRIKEGLGALLGGEGAAQAPFFGALLGLKLSGDDLDRIRYLEPPTLRGHTFGAVVGYVAALASVHPLALVFDDVHWIDPTSLELIEHLLPLTQQAPLLILTLFRPREDEPAWRLHLAGQKSYRDRYTAISLRPLDDDSARQLVANLLHIEGLPEQVRQLILRKAEGNPFFVEEVIRSLLDARLVVRDGATWRATRAIENIAVPDTLAGVITARLDRLDEHDKRVAQTASVIGREFAFPILQQIFAPEDHLDDALTELERRELVLEKSRLPQRIHTFKHVLTQETAYSTLLLSKRRELHRRVAECLEQVEPGHVADIARHFLEAHLPARALPYLVQAGDNAARAYSTPEAIGYYRKALDILQTVDDLKLARRAYEGLGNALSFDNQIAESLRVFQDMLAQARVRGDHTMAISALNKLAYVTAMRAGDFTEAEGYLAEADQMARRFQDKYGLSELSLVRCMMCTMAADFEGVVRYLDETKQIGYELGEKEQIAMALDHISNSQMMMTQFDKGWQTAQEGLRLAREVGNREHEASILASVTPLYHLRNGDLAQALHDAKEGTDLALQIGALYSTIYGLWVQGLVAWLRGEYETALAYFQQSLDRSRPVQEYMPFLAVQPLASLGSVYLEISPDFAPRALELHTEALALLDSPAGMMGGGTAWADTGLCALTVGNLSLAAELLQKGLNQPTMFMLLERPRFLVGLGRIALAEGRTEEARRQVEEAREYAENRGMRNLYPLIDLTLAQIAAAAAAWNVALAHDTAAANEAQALGMRPYLWQAQAGMALALAALGRDEEAEVSRTAAAATIAEIAALFKDDDLRARFLAQAQR; encoded by the coding sequence ATGATCTGCACAAATTGCCAGGCAAACAACCCAGAAGGCGCACGATTCTGCAATAACTGCGGCAATCGGCTCAATCCGCCCTGCCCCAACTGCGGCCACGAGAACCCGCCCGGCGCCAAATTCTGCAACAATTGCGGCTGGCGATTGGGGGAGGAAGTAGGTAGTAGGGAGTATGGAGTAGGGAGGGCGGAGGGCGGAGAGCGGAAGGCGGAGGGCGGCGCGCCGGCGACGGAACACGGAACACGCAACACGGAACACGCAACCTCCCCTACCCCCTGGCAACGCTTCATCCCCACGGAGTTCGCGGCACGACTGGAGGCGGCGCGCTCGGCGCGGGCGATGGAGGGCGAGCGCCGCATCGTCACGATGCTGTTTTCGGATGTGAAAGGCTCGACCGCGCTGGCTGAATCGCTCGATCCGGAAGAATGGGCCGAGATCATGAACGGCGCCTTCGAGCACCTCATCCGGCCGGTGTACAAGTACGAGGGCATCGTGGCCCGGCTGATGGGCGACGCCATCCTGGCCTTTTTCGGCGCGCCCATCGCCCACGAGGACGACCCCCAGCGCGCCATTCTGGCCGGGCTGGAAATCCTGGAGGGGATGAAGACTTATGCCGAACAGGTCAGGCGGCGGTGGAAGCTGGAGATGGGCGTGAGGGTGGGGATCAACACCGGGCTGGTGGTGGTAGGCGCGGTCGGTTCGGATCTACGGATGGAATACACGGCCATGGGCGACGCCATCAACCTGGCCGCACGCATGGAGCAGACGGCCCAACCCGGCACGGTGCAGATTGCTCACGACACCTACAAGCTGACGGCGCCGCTGTTCGAGTTCGAGGACCTGGGGGGGATCGAGGTCAAGGGCAAGGCGGAACCGGCGCCGGCCTATCGCGTACTGCGGCCCAAGACGCAACCCGGCCGGCTGCGCGGCATCGCCGGATTGGAATCGCCGCTGGTGGGCCGCGAATACGAGATGAACCGTCTGCGCCAGGCTCTGGTCGCCCTGACCGCAGGCAGCGGGCAGTTCGTCGCCGTGATGGGCGAGGCCGGCCTGGGCAAGTCGCGGCTGGTGTCGGAGTTCAGGACGACGGCCGGGCTGACCTGGCTGGAGGGCCGTTCGCTTTCCTACGAGACGGCCACGCCCTACGCGCCCTTCGTCCCCCTGCTGCGTTCCGCCTTTGGCCTGCAACCCGACCAGCCCGACGCCGAGCAGATGAGCCGCATCAAGGAAGGGCTTGGCGCCCTGCTCGGCGGAGAAGGGGCGGCCCAGGCTCCGTTTTTCGGCGCCCTTCTGGGCCTGAAGCTGAGCGGCGACGACCTCGACCGCATCCGCTATCTGGAGCCGCCCACCCTGCGCGGCCACACCTTCGGCGCCGTCGTTGGCTATGTTGCCGCCCTGGCATCCGTCCACCCCCTGGCGCTGGTCTTCGACGACGTCCACTGGATCGACCCGACCTCACTGGAACTGATCGAGCACCTGCTGCCGCTGACGCAGCAAGCGCCGTTGCTGATCCTCACCCTCTTCCGCCCGCGCGAGGACGAGCCGGCCTGGCGCCTCCATCTGGCTGGGCAGAAAAGCTACCGGGATCGCTACACGGCTATCAGCCTGCGCCCGCTCGATGACGACAGCGCCCGCCAGTTGGTGGCCAACCTGTTGCACATCGAGGGTCTGCCAGAGCAAGTGCGCCAGCTGATCTTGCGCAAGGCCGAGGGCAACCCGTTTTTCGTCGAAGAAGTCATCCGCTCGTTGCTCGATGCCCGGCTGGTGGTGCGCGACGGCGCCACCTGGCGGGCGACGCGGGCGATCGAGAACATCGCCGTCCCCGACACCCTGGCCGGAGTGATCACCGCCCGCCTCGACCGGCTGGACGAACACGACAAGCGCGTGGCCCAGACGGCTTCGGTCATCGGGCGGGAGTTTGCCTTCCCCATCCTCCAGCAGATCTTCGCCCCCGAAGACCACCTGGACGATGCCCTGACCGAGTTGGAGCGCCGTGAGCTGGTGCTGGAAAAGAGCCGCCTGCCGCAACGCATCCACACCTTCAAGCATGTGCTCACCCAAGAGACGGCCTACTCGACCCTGCTGTTGAGCAAACGCCGGGAACTGCACCGCCGCGTGGCCGAATGCCTGGAGCAGGTGGAACCCGGCCATGTGGCCGACATCGCCCGGCACTTTCTCGAAGCCCATCTGCCCGCACGCGCCCTGCCCTATCTCGTCCAGGCTGGCGACAACGCCGCCCGCGCCTACTCCACGCCCGAAGCCATCGGCTACTACCGGAAGGCGCTCGATATCCTCCAGACCGTCGATGACCTCAAGTTGGCCCGTCGCGCCTACGAGGGCCTGGGCAATGCCCTCTCGTTCGACAACCAGATTGCCGAATCCCTTCGCGTCTTCCAGGACATGTTGGCGCAGGCGCGGGTGCGTGGCGACCACACCATGGCCATCTCGGCCCTCAACAAGCTGGCCTATGTCACGGCCATGCGCGCCGGCGATTTTACCGAGGCCGAGGGCTACCTGGCCGAGGCCGACCAGATGGCGCGCCGCTTCCAGGACAAATACGGCCTCTCGGAACTCAGCCTGGTGCGCTGTATGATGTGCACCATGGCCGCCGATTTCGAGGGCGTCGTGCGCTATCTGGACGAGACCAAACAGATCGGCTATGAACTGGGTGAGAAAGAGCAGATCGCCATGGCCCTGGATCACATCTCCAATTCGCAGATGATGATGACCCAGTTCGACAAGGGCTGGCAGACGGCCCAGGAAGGGTTGCGGCTGGCGCGCGAGGTGGGGAATCGCGAACATGAGGCCTCGATCCTGGCCTCGGTGACGCCGCTCTATCATCTGCGCAACGGCGACCTGGCGCAGGCCCTGCACGACGCCAAAGAGGGCACGGATTTGGCGTTGCAGATCGGCGCCCTCTACTCGACCATCTATGGCCTGTGGGTTCAGGGGCTGGTGGCCTGGCTGCGCGGTGAGTACGAGACGGCGCTGGCCTACTTCCAGCAGTCCCTCGATCGCAGCCGTCCGGTGCAAGAGTATATGCCTTTTCTGGCGGTGCAACCGTTGGCCTCGCTTGGCTCGGTCTACCTGGAGATCAGCCCTGATTTTGCCCCCCGCGCCCTCGAACTCCACACCGAGGCCCTCGCTTTGCTCGACAGCCCGGCCGGGATGATGGGCGGCGGCACGGCCTGGGCCGACACCGGTCTGTGCGCCCTGACGGTGGGCAATCTCAGCCTGGCCGCGGAACTGTTGCAGAAGGGGCTGAACCAACCGACGATGTTCATGCTGCTCGAGCGCCCGCGCTTCCTGGTGGGGCTGGGGCGCATCGCCCTGGCCGAGGGCCGGACGGAGGAGGCCCGGCGGCAGGTGGAGGAGGCGCGCGAGTATGCCGAAAACCGCGGGATGCGCAATCTTTACCCGCTGATCGACCTGACCTTGGCCCAGATCGCCGCCGCCGCCGCCGCCTGGAACGTGGCTCTGGCGCACGACACGGCTGCAGCCAATGAGGCGCAGGCGCTGGGCATGCGCCCCTATCTGTGGCAGGCGCAGGCGGGAATGGCCCTGGCACTGGCCGCGCTGGGGCGCGATGAGGAGGCCGAGGTCAGCCGGACGGCCGCAGCAGCGACCATCGCCGAGATCGCCGCCCTGTTCAAGGATGACGATCTGCGCGCCAGGTTCCTGGCCCAGGCGCAGAGGTGA
- a CDS encoding AAA family ATPase → MICPNCQTPNRDTAKFCDNCGFRLPIVCPNCGTVNRVEAKFCDNCGWRLGEGVGSREYGVRREGGREGGTQGGGDAGRAEAGALATEHGTRNTEHAISPPPWQRFIPKEFAERLEAARSARAMEGERRIVTILFSDVKGSTALAESLDPEDWTGIMNRAFEHLITPIYRYEGTVARLMGDAILAFFGAPIAHEDDPQRAILAGLEIVAGVQGFREEIRRQFGLDFNVRVGINTGLVVVGAVGSDLRMEYTAMGDAINLAARMEQTAQPGTVQIAHDTYKLVAPAFDCEDLGGIEVKGKAEPVRAYRVIGRKAMPGQLRGIAGLSSPLVGRGQELAALMQVLEGALAGRGGIIGITGEAGLGKSRLVVEAKEMIFARAAGRPLTWVEARSLSYSTTMAHHLSIDVLRGLTGLSPDLADDEAQALLHRAVSDLLGQAAAEVYPFFGHLLGLKLEEEAAAAVKYMDGPALQARYVAAFKRYLQALARSGPVVIVCEDVHWADPSSVELGLQILPVAATAPVVAMLISRVETAAPGWRLFAEMPALPGVTTLRLNLAPLSGRESAQLVGNLLGGGAGAGALPEPVQQLILAKAEGNPFFVEEVIRMLIDRGQVARRDDGWALTQDIHMLDIPDTLQGVLAARIDRLPEEARHILQIASVIGRKFYVNILAAVLEGEGGVGSRK, encoded by the coding sequence ATGATCTGCCCCAACTGCCAAACGCCCAACCGTGATACGGCCAAATTCTGTGATAACTGCGGCTTTCGGCTGCCCATCGTCTGCCCGAACTGCGGTACGGTCAACCGCGTCGAGGCCAAATTCTGTGATAACTGCGGCTGGCGGTTAGGGGAGGGAGTAGGGAGTAGGGAGTATGGAGTAAGGAGGGAGGGAGGCAGAGAGGGAGGGACGCAGGGAGGGGGGGACGCAGGGAGGGCGGAGGCCGGCGCGCTGGCGACGGAACACGGAACACGGAACACGGAACACGCAATCTCCCCTCCCCCCTGGCAGCGATTCATCCCCAAAGAGTTCGCCGAGCGGCTGGAGGCGGCGCGCTCGGCGCGGGCGATGGAGGGCGAGCGCCGCATCGTCACCATCCTCTTTTCGGATGTGAAAGGCTCGACCGCCCTGGCCGAATCGCTCGACCCCGAAGACTGGACGGGGATCATGAACCGGGCCTTCGAGCACCTGATCACGCCCATCTACCGCTACGAAGGCACGGTGGCGCGGCTGATGGGCGATGCTATCCTGGCCTTTTTCGGCGCACCCATCGCCCACGAGGACGACCCCCAACGCGCGATCCTGGCCGGGCTGGAGATCGTGGCCGGGGTGCAGGGTTTTCGCGAGGAAATCCGGCGGCAGTTCGGGCTGGATTTCAACGTGCGGGTGGGGATCAATACCGGGCTGGTGGTGGTGGGCGCCGTTGGCTCGGATCTGCGCATGGAATACACGGCTATGGGCGATGCCATCAACCTGGCGGCGCGCATGGAGCAAACGGCCCAACCCGGCACGGTGCAGATCGCCCACGACACCTACAAATTAGTGGCGCCGGCCTTCGATTGCGAGGACTTGGGCGGGATCGAGGTCAAGGGCAAGGCCGAGCCGGTGCGCGCCTATCGGGTGATCGGGCGCAAGGCCATGCCAGGGCAACTGCGTGGCATCGCCGGGCTATCATCGCCGCTGGTGGGCCGGGGGCAGGAGCTTGCGGCCCTCATGCAGGTGTTGGAGGGGGCGCTGGCCGGGCGCGGGGGGATCATCGGTATTACTGGTGAGGCCGGGCTGGGCAAATCCCGGTTGGTGGTTGAGGCCAAAGAGATGATCTTTGCCCGCGCAGCTGGTCGCCCGCTGACCTGGGTCGAGGCCCGCAGCCTTTCCTACAGCACCACCATGGCTCACCACCTCAGCATCGATGTCCTGCGCGGGCTGACCGGTCTATCGCCCGATTTGGCCGATGACGAAGCGCAGGCCTTGCTGCATCGAGCCGTTTCCGACCTCCTGGGCCAGGCCGCGGCTGAAGTCTACCCCTTCTTCGGCCATCTGCTGGGGCTGAAGTTGGAGGAGGAAGCGGCGGCGGCGGTGAAGTATATGGATGGGCCGGCGCTCCAGGCCCGCTATGTGGCCGCATTCAAACGCTATTTGCAGGCGCTGGCCCGCAGCGGCCCGGTGGTCATCGTCTGCGAGGATGTGCATTGGGCCGACCCGTCGTCGGTGGAGCTGGGTCTACAAATTCTGCCGGTGGCGGCGACGGCCCCGGTGGTGGCCATGCTGATCAGCCGGGTCGAGACTGCGGCCCCCGGCTGGCGGCTGTTCGCCGAGATGCCGGCGCTCCCCGGCGTCACGACCCTGCGCCTGAATCTGGCCCCGCTTTCGGGCCGCGAGAGCGCCCAACTGGTGGGCAATCTGTTGGGGGGAGGGGCCGGGGCCGGCGCCCTGCCAGAGCCGGTGCAGCAGCTCATCCTGGCCAAAGCCGAGGGCAATCCCTTTTTCGTCGAGGAGGTGATCCGGATGTTGATCGACCGCGGGCAGGTTGCCAGACGGGATGACGGGTGGGCGCTGACCCAAGACATCCACATGCTCGACATCCCCGACACCTTGCAGGGCGTGCTGGCGGCCCGCATCGACCGCCTGCCCGAAGAAGCCCGCCACATCCTCCAAATCGCCTCCGTCATCGGTCGCAAGTTTTATGTCAATATCCTGGCGGCGGTGTTGGAGGGGGAGGGAGGAGTAGGGAGTAGGAAGTAG